The following proteins are co-located in the bacterium genome:
- a CDS encoding saccharopine dehydrogenase-like oxidoreductase — translation MRIGILGAGGLGRTAAQIIEMKEEMKLVAICDRRGFAFSPEGLSAQEISGLKPKDTVAEIKGGRLCDDPIREIVSRGAEIDGIFVTLPNMPNDFIPGVIQQFIQAKFKGVFVDCLKRTSAMELVFTLHEEIKKIGSTYLTGCGATPGLLTAAAVLAAQSFVRVEHIDIHWGVGISNWEQYKATIREDIAHLPGFTVEKAQALTDEEVKELLDARDGKLELRQMEHADDLMLERAGVVASRTQVEVGGIMDTRSAKKPVSTTMTLTGITFDGQRSSHRFILGDETTMAANVIGPALGYLKKAAWLNEKGIYGVYASCEFMPAMVA, via the coding sequence ATGCGCATAGGAATACTTGGGGCCGGAGGGCTGGGAAGAACGGCCGCTCAAATTATTGAGATGAAAGAAGAAATGAAACTGGTCGCTATATGTGATCGCCGGGGCTTTGCCTTTTCCCCTGAAGGACTTTCTGCTCAGGAAATAAGCGGGCTTAAGCCGAAAGATACCGTAGCCGAAATAAAAGGGGGACGATTATGTGACGATCCTATCAGGGAGATTGTCTCGCGTGGAGCCGAGATCGACGGCATCTTTGTTACCCTGCCCAATATGCCTAATGACTTTATCCCTGGGGTGATCCAACAATTTATTCAGGCTAAGTTCAAGGGGGTCTTTGTTGACTGCCTTAAGAGGACCTCAGCCATGGAACTGGTCTTTACCCTCCACGAAGAAATAAAGAAGATAGGGAGCACCTACCTGACCGGCTGCGGGGCTACGCCGGGTTTGCTTACGGCCGCGGCGGTTCTGGCTGCCCAGTCCTTTGTCAGGGTGGAACATATTGACATCCACTGGGGGGTAGGGATTAGTAACTGGGAACAATACAAGGCCACCATCCGGGAGGATATTGCCCATTTGCCCGGTTTTACCGTGGAGAAGGCCCAGGCACTGACCGATGAAGAGGTGAAAGAACTTCTGGATGCCCGGGATGGAAAACTGGAACTTCGCCAGATGGAACATGCCGATGATCTGATGCTTGAGCGGGCCGGGGTAGTGGCTTCCAGAACCCAGGTTGAGGTCGGTGGGATAATGGATACTCGATCCGCTAAGAAGCCGGTCAGCACCACCATGACCTTGACGGGAATTACCTTTGATGGACAGCGGAGTTCTCATCGTTTCATCCTGGGTGATGAAACCACCATGGCAGCTAATGTGATCGGCCCGGCCCTGGGTTATCTTAAAAAGGCCGCCTGGCTGAATGAAAAGGGCATCTACGGCGTCTACGCTTCCTGCGAGTTTATGCCGGCTATGGTAGCGTAG